CCTTCACACCGACGGTCAAGAGGGGTGACTTGGTGCGGGCAGGGGTGCCCCTCGGCCACGTGCCGGAAGGGATCTTTCGCCACTACATCATGGTTCCGTTCGACTTCCGGGGAGACTATACGGTCGAGGAGATTGCCGACGCAGGCGACTATGCGGTCACCGAGACGATTGCCACCTTGCGCGCCCCGACCGGGAAGATGATCCCTCTGACTATGTCGTTCCACTGGCCGGTGAAAATCCCCATCCGGGCCTATCGCGAGCGTCTGGTCCCCAAGGAGACCTTCATCACGCGGGCGCGGATCATCGACAGCTTCTTTCCGGTGGCCAAGGGGGGCACCTTCTGTGTGCCCGGCCCCTTCGGCGCAGGGAAGACCGTCTTGCAGCAGCTCATCAGCCGCTACGCGGATGCAGATATCGTCATCGTTGCTGCCTGCGGCGAGCGCGCCGGCGAGGTAGTGGAGACGTTGCGGGAGTTCCCACACATCGAGGACCCGCGTACCGGGCGGTCGCTCATGGAACGGACGATTATCATCGTCAACACCAGCGCCATGCCGGTGGCCGCACGAGAGGCATCCGTGTACACCGCCGCCACGCTCGGCGAATACTATCGCCAGATGGGGCTGAACGTTCTGCTCCTGGCGGATTCCACCTCCAGGTGGGCACAGGCCATGCGTGAAATCTCCGGACGCTTGGAGGAGATCCCGGGCGAGGAGGCCTTTCCCGCGTATCTGGAGTCGCGCATCGCCGAGTTCTATGAGCGAGCGGGCCTGGTGGTGTTGCCCAATGGTGAGATGGGCAGCCTGACCATCGGTGGCACGGTGAGCCCGGCAGGGGGTAACTTCGAGGAGCCTGTCACGCAGGCCACGCTGAAGGTGGTGGGCGCATTCTTGGGACTGAGCCGCGACCGTGCCAACGCCCGACGCTTTCCCTCCATTGACCCACTGGACAGTTGGAGCAAGTACGATAGCTTCATCCCCGCTGATCAGCTGCGCGATGGCAAGCAGATTCTGGCCACTGGAAATGAAGTGCGCCAGATGATGATGGTCGTCGGCGAGGAGGCTACCTCCATGGGCGACTTTGTCATCTACCTCAAGTCGGAATTTCTGGACGCCGTCTACCTGCAGCAGAACGGTTTCGACCCCATTGATGCCGCAACCTCCAAGGAGCGGCAGCAATATGTCTTTGCCAAGGTCCACAAGGTGCTGACGGCGGATCTTGCCTTCAGCACAAAGGATGAGGCGCGGGAGTACTTTTATCGGCTGCGCCAGCACTTCATCGACTGGAACTATATGGCCATGGATTCG
The sequence above is drawn from the Calditrichota bacterium genome and encodes:
- a CDS encoding V-type ATP synthase subunit A: FTPTVKRGDLVRAGVPLGHVPEGIFRHYIMVPFDFRGDYTVEEIADAGDYAVTETIATLRAPTGKMIPLTMSFHWPVKIPIRAYRERLVPKETFITRARIIDSFFPVAKGGTFCVPGPFGAGKTVLQQLISRYADADIVIVAACGERAGEVVETLREFPHIEDPRTGRSLMERTIIIVNTSAMPVAAREASVYTAATLGEYYRQMGLNVLLLADSTSRWAQAMREISGRLEEIPGEEAFPAYLESRIAEFYERAGLVVLPNGEMGSLTIGGTVSPAGGNFEEPVTQATLKVVGAFLGLSRDRANARRFPSIDPLDSWSKYDSFIPADQLRDGKQILATGNEVRQMMMVVGEEATSMGDFVIYLKSEFLDAVYLQQNGFDPIDAATSKERQQYVFAKVHKVLTADLAFSTKDEAREYFYRLRQHFIDWNYMAMDSPEFKTQEQAIDRLLEERTAHAKSL